The following coding sequences lie in one Populus trichocarpa isolate Nisqually-1 chromosome 14, P.trichocarpa_v4.1, whole genome shotgun sequence genomic window:
- the LOC7497343 gene encoding cytochrome P450 81Q32: MATLILYFLVILALYIITRHFIDKIRNFPPGPFPSLPIIGHLYLLKKPIYRTLSKISSKHGPVLLLQLGSRRLLVVSSPSIAEECFTKNDVVFANRPRLLIAKHLAYNYTSLAWAPYGDHWRNLRRIVSIEVLSAYRLQMLSAIRLEEVKSMICVLFRNQKHTVDMKTVFFELTLNIMMRMIAGKRYYGESVSDVEEAKKFRAIHAETFLIGGKTIIGDYIPWIKSKKMEKRMIECHIKRDSFMQYLIEEQRRKILESDCCGEKKTNLIQVLLSLQETEPEYYTDDIIKGIMLVLLLAGTDTSSTTMEWALSLLLNHPEVLEKAQREIDEHIGHDRLMDEGDLAQLPYLRSILNETLRMYPPAPLLVPHESSEECLVGGFRIPRGTMLSVNMWAIQNDPKIWRDPTKFRPERFDNPEGGRYEFKLMPFGHGRRSCPGEGLALKVVGLALGSLLQCFEWQKIGDKMVDMTESPGFTVPKAKQLEAICRARPRMLTLLSQI, from the exons TCAAGAAGCCAATTTACAGGACACTATCAAAAATCTCTAGTAAACATGGCCCTGTATTGTTGCTCCAACTCGGATCTCGTCGACTACTTGTTGTTTCATCCCCTTCCATAGCTGAGGAATGCTTTACCAAAAATGATGTTGTCTTTGCTAACCGCCCACGTTTGCTCATTGCAAAACACCTTGCCTACAACTACACAAGTCTTGCTTGGGCACCCTATGGCGACCACTGGCGAAACCTTAGGAGGATCGTCTCTATTGAAGTCTTGTCTGCATACCGCCTCCAAATGCTTTCTGCCATACGTCTGGAGGAGGTGAAGTCAATGATTTGTGTTCTCTTTCGTAATCAGAAGCATACTGTAGATATGAAAACTGTTTTCTTTGAACTGACACTGAACATCATGATGCGGATGATAGCTGGAAAGAGATATTATGGAGAGAGTGTTTCAGATGTGGAAGAAGCAAAAAAGTTTCGAGCAATTCATGCTGAAACCTTCTTGATAGGTGGGAAAACCATTATTGGAGACTACATACCGtggattaaatcaaaaaagatggagaagagAATGATAGAATGCCATATAAAGAGGGATAGTTTCATGCAGTACTTGATAGAAGAGCAACGGAGAAAAATATTGGAGAGTGATTGTTGTGGCGAAAAGAAAACGAATTTGATTCAGGTTCTGCTGTCTCTGCAAGAAACTGAACCTGAGTATTACACGGACGATATCATCAAAGGGATTATGCTG GTGCTCTTATTGGCGGGAACAGACACTTCATCTACTACAATGGAATGGGCACTTTCACTTTTGCTTAACCATCCCGAAGTCCTCGAGAAGGCTCAGAGAGAAATCGACGAGCATATTGGGCATGATCGTTTGATGGATGAAGGTGATCTTGCCCAACTTCCCTACCTCCGAAGCATCCTAAACGAAACGTTACGGATGTACCCGCCAGCTCCGTTGCTAGTACCTCATGAGTCATCAGAAGAATGCCTGGTTGGAGGATTCCGCATTCCACGCGGCACGATGCTCTCTGTAAATATGTGGGCCATTCAAAATGACCCTAAAATCTGGCGGGACCCAACAAAATTCAGACCTGAGAGGTTCGACAACCCAGAGGGGGGAAGATACGAGTTTAAGTTGATGCCTTTCGGACATGGAAGGAGGAGCTGTCCTGGAGAAGGCTTGGCTTTGAAAGTGGTGGGATTAGCATTGGGCTCGCTCCTTCAATGTTTCGAGTGGCAGAAGATTGGTGATAAAATGGTGGACATGACCGAGAGTCCCGGGTTCACCGTCCCGAAGGCAAAACAACTAGAAGCTATATGTAGGGCACGCCCACGTATGCTTACGCTTCTTTCTCAAATATGA